The following proteins come from a genomic window of Macaca fascicularis isolate 582-1 chromosome 8, T2T-MFA8v1.1:
- the LOC141407557 gene encoding SH3 domain and tetratricopeptide repeat-containing protein 1-like: MPTEAQRVIYHELQLSLARKVAGKVLEGQLLETISQLYLSLGTKRAYKSTLDYTKEVWGFSLTFRRKRRRRMPGCKQGRSITSCGRASWWTCTSRWHRMWSCTQETPA; the protein is encoded by the exons ATGCCCACCGAGGCCCAGCGTGTCATCTACCAtgagctccagctctccctggcccGCAAGGTGGCCGGCAAGGTGCTggaggggcagctcctggagaccaTCAGTCAACTCTACCTGTCCCTGGGCACCAAGCG ggcctacaaatcCACTCTGGACTACACCAAGGAAGTCTGGGGATTTTCATTGACcttcagaaggaagagaaggaggcgcatgcctggctgcaagcagggaagatctattacatcctgcggcagagcgagctggtggacctgtacatccag gtggcacagaatgtggTCCTGTACACAGGAGACCCCAGcctga